GCGCACGGACGCTCCCTCTCCGCCGCGCCGCTACGATGGTCTTCCCCCTTTTCCAATCATTCGCGTTTATCGCGCCTGGCTTTGGTATGACGTCGTCGCCATTTACGAAAAACATCTTGTCTGCGGAAAACGCTTTTTGCTTCCGCCCAACATCACCGAGGAAATGTGCGCGCCTTCGGGCGAAGCCGCTCTGAAAAAAATTCTGTTCCGGCCCCGGAGCATTTTTTTCTCGGACATCACGGAATTCAGGGAGGACGGTATAATTGCGCTGCCGTCTGCCGGCAACCGCGCGAATTCCTTCAGCATCGTTGGGAAAAAAAAGGAGCGGCTGCGCTTTTCCGTGCAAGCCTCGCAACTCAAAACTCCCCGCTCCTATTTTGCCACCATGCTTGGCGACCGCTACTGGCTCGCGAAAGGATCGTGGCTTTCGCGTTACTTTCTAGTGCGCTTGTTTTTGATTTGTGGTGTTCTGGCCCTCTTGTTCGGTTTCACTTCTTTCATTTATCGGTATCCAGTCCTTGCCTTGCTCGGTGTCGCGCCCGGCGCGGCTTTGTGCGGGCTCGGTTCATGGCTTCAATTCGGAAAAAAACGGCCCGAGAAAAAACAATTCAATAAATATCCCTCAAGTGAAGTCACGCCGTTGCGCTCAAAAACATCCGACGCGTCAGCACGCCCGCCCTTTCGCGCCGTATGGCTCGGTCTGCCGCTCAAGTTGCTTGGCGTGGCATATCTGATCGTTATCGCCAGCCCGCTCACAAACGGGCTCGGCCCCATAGTCTTCCAACATTTTCATCACGCGAACACCATCATCTATTCGATTTGGGGATTGGTCTGGCTGCCCGCGCCGCTGTTGATATTGGCCGGCTATCGCCTGTGCGTGCGCCAGCGCGAACGCCTGAACAGCGCGGATGCGCGCAAACCCATCGTCATTCTCCGGCCATTTGAAATGGATCCGGCCATTTCGCTTCAGCCCGCCGGTCCGCTGGCGTGGCTAATGGGAATCCGTTCCCGCTGGCTCATGCCGCCGGACCCGAAACCAAAACCCAAAAAACGCCGCTGGCATTTCCCGCTTTGGGACCTGTTGATGTTGAACCATCCGGTGAAACTTTTCCGGATGCTGCTTGATTTTTACGTCAAGCCCGCCGAGGAATCGCTCGTGAATTATTTTCGGAGACTTGGGCCCGTCCTGGCCATTGGCAAATCCGGCAATCCCACGACGCCGGAAAAAGAGCGCAAATATTCCGACTATTCGCAATGGCAAAACACCGTTCGCAGTCAGCTTGCCCACGCGCAAGGCGTTGTCGTACTGCCCGGCGCGCCGGCGGGCGTCCGCTGGGAACTCGAACAAGTCCACGCCAGCGTGGACCCATCGCGCGTCCTGCTTTGCCCAGCCGCCGATTGGCAAAATCCGCAGGCGTACGAGGAACTGTCCATGTTCGCGCGCAATATTTTGGAAGCAAACTTGCCGCGCGCATTGCCGTTCAGAAAACGGCCGGTATTTATTTTGTTTGATGAAAATTGGAAGCCGCGAGTTCACGAACTGAATTACAAATTCCAATTACTTTGGCCGTTTATGAGCGATGCGGCGAGCCTGCGTCGTTCATTAAAACCCTTCGTCAAAGGCTGGGAGGGAAAGAAATTGCCGGTGACGCGCCGCCCGAATTGGTTGCGCGCCACGCTCAACTGGTCCGGCACGGCCCTCGCTCTCGCATTCGCATTGGCTTTGATTTGCCTGCCCTTTTTTGGCGCGGATTCCACTGCCGAGGCGATCATTGATCCCGAATTTTCCGCCACAGTTGCGAGCGCGATCACTTTTGATGACGACAAAGAACCTGCGCCGTTTACCGCAATGGCGTCCGACGATCCGCAAGTCCAGGAAGCCACCAGCAACGCGGCCAAACAACTCGCCGCTCAAAATCATAAAACGCTCAAGGGCAAATCCGTTTCGTACGAATTTGAAATTCCTGAAACGATGATCGAAGTGCCGGGTGACAATGACCTGATGGAATTCTCGCGCGAAAGTCCTGATGGCCGTCTTCGCCTCCAGGTTGTCGCCGCGGCGGGCAAGGAGGATTTGAATTCCTTGCCGGAATTGCGGCTGTCGCAAAACAATGTGCTCGGCAAATCCGAGGCTCGATTGGAATCCACGCAAAAAATTCGCGAAGGTAACGTGACGTGGACCGAGGCCCGCGTCCTGGCGAAGTCCAAGGATGGAATCGTCCGTGAAATCTCGCGCGGAACCAGTGGCGATTACGGCACGATCATCGTCATCATTTCGTTGAATAATTCCGCCGAAACCGACCCGACCTATCAAACCATCGTGGACGATATTTTAAAATCGTTCAACGTGACGCATTGATCGGTACACAAAAAAAGCTGAAACCCGTTATCGGATTTCAGCTTGGTTTTAAGGACTAAAATTTATTTCGCGTCAATCACGCGGACCTTGATGTTCCGGAACGAAACCTGGCCGTGGTCGCCTTGCAGCGCGATATAACCGGTGGGCGATTTCGCAAAGCCCGGCATTTTCGAGAATTTGCTCTTCGCGACGCGTGCGTTGAAGTCATCGCTGCCGAGCACGTATTCAAAATATTTCACACCATTGATATCGTGCTCGCACTTGTCCGGGCTGATGAGCAGGCGCACATGGTTCCATTCGCCAACAGGCTTGGTGGCATCAAGCGTTTTGCCGGTGGCGGGATCAATCGGCGGCTGATACAACTGGTAAAGCCAGCCGCAACGAATCGGATCGCGCGCTTCCTTATTGTCCTCAAGCTGGAACTCCGGCCCCGTCGCCCATACCGCGCCGCCCGTGTCGCCCACGTGATACATGATGCCGCTGTTGCCCGCCTCAGAGATATTATAATCCAGTTGCAACTCGAACCATTGATATTGATTGCTGGTCACGATATCGCCTGCGTTGTGCGGATCGGAACAAACCAAAACGCCATCCTTCACTTCCCAGCCGGGGCGCACGCCGTCGTGCTTGAAATTATGCCAGCCATTGAAGTCCTTGCCGTCGAACAAAAGCTGCCAGCCCGCGGCGCGCTCACTGGAGCTAAGAGTATTAGGCTCGTCCTGCGCGTAAGCGGATGTGCCGGCGGCAAACGCGAGGGACAAACAAGTTAAAGAAATCAATAGGGTATTTTTCATGAGTGCGAGATTAAGACGAAAGCCCCCGCCAACGCCAGCGAAAATCGTCTCCTCATTTTCGGGGAGCCGTAACCCTCTACACTTCCCTTTATCCGCCCGATTCGACTTTCTGCAATCGTTCCAGCGCGCCCTGGATGGCTTGAAGCGACCGCAGCATTTCCATTTTCAATTCGTCGCTCGGCGGATGCTCGGTGTCGGTCATGATCGCGCCTAATTTCTCCAGCAACGCAGGCGCGCGCTTTTTGAAACTGGCGATCTGGGTTTCCCACGCGAGTTTCTTTTTGGCGCAATCGAGCAGAACTTTCAAAAATTCCACTTCTTCGCGCGTCGTGCGCGTGCCCTGATATTTCGCGTTGACCACATTCAAATCCGCCATCACCGACGCAATGGTGCGTTCGCTTCGCGCGATGTCGGCGGCGAATTTATTTACCTCAACCAAAACTTTTTGGCGTTCGGCCGCTTTGATGTGCGCCCTTTCAGTATAACGATTCAAGGACATATTTGCAGGTTGCGCAACAAATTCGGCTAAATCAAGCGCTCAATAAAAAAATGCAGCGGTTGCCGCTTTCGCCGCAACCGCTGAATGTGTTCAAGATTTTTTAGTAGCTCAAACCAAAACCATAGGAAAACTGCGGCGCTTCAACCACCGTCGTCGGATTCAGGATTTGCTCATTGCTGCGCGGCCAGGTGCGCGAAAGTTTGCCTTTGAATTTATAATCGCCGAACAAAACATCCGCCACGCCTTCGCCTTCCGAACCCGGCAGCCATGCGGCGACAAACGCATCGCTCATATCAAATGAATTTCCCAGCACCAGCGGACGGCCCGAAAGCAAAATGGTGACCACCGGCACGCCGGCGCCTTTCGCTTTTTTGATCAACGCCGCATCGGCCGCGGCGAGGTTCAGGTCTTTGCGGTCGCCCTTCATTTCCGCATAAGGCTGTTCGCCCACCACGACAATGATTTCGTCCGCGCCGGAAAGATTTTCGCCGTTCGCGGAGTAACTCACCTGGATTTCCTTGATCGCCGCTTCTTTGCGAATGCCATCAAGAATCGTCGTGCCGCCATCCACTCGCTGGCCCGCTTCGCCCTGCCAGCCGATAGTCCAACCGCCGCATTGGATACCCAAATCATTCGCGCCTTTGCCCACGACCGCGAGGCGTTTCAAGTTCTTCGAGAGCGGCAGCGCGCGATTGCTATTCTTCAGCAACACCAACGATTCCCGCACACATTCACGCGCCACGAGACGATGCTCCGGCGAACCGACTTCCTCCGTCAGCTTGGGATCGGTCGAGATGTTTTCAAAAATGCCGAGCATATATTTCTCGCGCAGGATGCGATGCACCGCATCGTCAATGCGCGATTGCGGAATCTTTCCTTCGCTCACAAGTTCCTTCATATAGCGGATGAATTCCTCGTAATTATTTTTCTGCCCCGGGCCGTTCGGAATCATGATCATGTCGAGACCCGCATTGATCGAAATCTCCACGCAACTCTTATAATTATTCGTGATCTGGTCAATCGCCGCCCAATCCGAGATGAGAAATCCTTTGAAACCGAGTTCGCCCTTCAACACGCCCGTCAGCAAATCCTTGTTCGCGTGCATTCTGACGCCGTTCCAACTGTTGTACGAAACCATGATCGAACCGACGCCCGCCTTCACGGTCGCAACGTAAGGCGCCAAAAATAATTTGCGCATCCGCTCGTCGTCGCCCACGGAATTTCCCTGATCAATGCCATCGGTCGTGCCGCCGTCCGCGAGGAAATGTTTGGCGCACGCGAGCACCGAGCCATCATCGGAAAGTTTCTTGCCCTGATAACCATGCACCGCCGCCGCGCCGAGTTCCGAGCACAATTCCGGGTTCTCGCCAAAGCTCTCGTAGGTGCGGCCCCAGCGTTCATTCTGCGCCACCGCCACGCACGGGGCAAAGGCCCATCGGATGCCTGTGCCCGCGACTTCTTCCGCCGTCACGCGCGCGGCTTTCTCGATCAATTTTGGATTGCGCGTCGCGCCCAAACCGACGTTGTGCGGGAACATGACCGCGCCCTGCACGTTATTATGGCCGTGCACGGCGTCAATGCCGTAGAGCAGCGGAATCTTGAGACGCGTCTTGAGCGCGTAAGATTGAAATTCGTCGGTCGCCGCGAGCCAGCCTTTCGCCGTGATGTCCGCCGGGTCGGAACTGCCGCCGCTCAACACCGAGCCAAAACCATATTTCTGGACATCGCTCATGTTCTTCTTCAACGCGTCCATATCTACTTGCGTCATCTGCCCGATCTTTTCGTCGAGCGTCATCTTCGCCAGCAACGCATCGGCTTCGCTATCTGCCTTCGCCGCGCTCTGCGCAAACACACTCTGGCTGGGAAAGGCAAGCGCGCTTGCCAGCATGAGAGACAGGACGCCTGCTCGCGTGCAAACATGTTGCGCGAGGCTGATCTTAAAAAACGAATTCCGATGACCGTGCGAGGACGGTGGTTGCGTAGATTGTGAAAACATAATGGTTTATTGAGCGCCAAGGTTACTGAGTTACTAATACGACGCCACCCCTCTTTAGAGGGGTGCGCACCGCGATATAAATGAATACGTTCTAGCCGTATGCAACCCGTTCACACACGATTTTTGCGCGTCTGCGCGTGCGCTCTGATTTCGTTTTTCGTGACCCTGACAGGTTTTGCGCAGGTGCATCTGTGGCTCACGAATCCCGACCAATCCATATTGTTTCAGGACCAAAAAGACAGCCTTAATTTTGTCACCACGTCCAATGATAACCCAACCATCGTCGTGGATGAATCCCAAACTTTTCAAACGATGGATGGCTTTGGTTGCTGTCTCACCGGCGGGAGCGCGATGCACTTGATTCGCATGGATGCCAATGCCCGCGTGAAGTTATTGCAGGAATTATTTTCCACCAGCGGCACCAACATCGGCCTGAGTTACTTGCGCGTAAGCATCGGCGCATCGGATTTGAACGACCACGTTTTTTCCTATGACGATCTGCCCGCGGGACAAACCGATCCCGCCATGAAACAATTCAGCCTGGCGCAAGACCGCGAGGACGTGATTCCCATTCTCAAGGAAATTCTCGCGATCAATCCCGACGTCTTGATTCTTGGCTCGCCCTGGTCGCCACCGGCGTGGATGAAGGACAACCACGACACGCGCGGCGGCAAGCTGCTCAAGGAATATTACCCCGCTTATGCAAATTACTTCGTAAAATATATCGAAGGCATGAAGGCCGAAAGCATCCGCATTGATGCCATCACCGTTCAAAACGAACCACTCAATCCCAAGAACAATCCCAGCGTGGAAATGGAAGCGCCCGAGGAAGCCGATTTCATCAAAAATAATCTCGGCCCCGCCTTCGCCAAGGCGAACATTCACACCAAAATCATTCTCTACGACCATAATTGCGATCACCCTGAATATCCCATCTCGATTCTCGACGATCCTGGTGTCAGCAAATACGTGGACGGCTCGGCCTTCCATTTATACGCCGGCGATATCAAAGCCCTCACCAAAGTCCATGAGGCGCACCCCGATAAATCGGTCTATTTTACTGAACAATGGGTCGGTGCTTCCACTAGCATTAAACGCGGATTGACCGAGCACATGCGCAATCTGATCATCGGCGCCACGCGCAACTGGAGCCGCAACGTCCTCGAATGGAATCTTGCCGCCGATGCCAAGCATGAGCCCCATACAGATCGAGGCGGCTGCACGACCTGTCTCGGTGCGGTCACGATCGAGGGCAACGAAGTCTCCCGCAATGCCGCATATTATATAATGGCGCACGCGGCGAAATTCGTCCGCCCCGGCTCCGTGCGTATCGCTTCCAATTATCTCACTACACTGCCCAACGTCGCCTTCCACGCGCCCAACGGTGAAAAAGTTTTGGTCGTTCTCAACAGCAGTTCGCATTCCCAAAATTTCAACATTGAGTATCAAGGCCGGCAGGTGGATTCGGTCTTGAACAGCGGCGCGGTCGGCACTTACGTTTGGTAAACACGGCATTCCGTTTCGCAAAAGTATTGCGAAAGAAAATCACGGCAGCTAAATTCCGTTCAATCGCCTTTTTGCAACTGAACTAAAAACATGCACATTCATCTCGCCTGGATAGATAAAGCCATTCTCGCCATTTATTTCATCTTTGTGATTGGCATCGGTTGGATGCTCAAGCGCTACATGAAAGGCAGCGCGGAATTCTTCATGTCCGGGCGTTCCATCCCCGCGTGGGTGACCGGCCTGGCATTTCTTTCCGCCAATCTCGGCGCGCAGGAAGTCATCGGCATGGCGGCTTCCGGCGCAAAATACGGCATCATGACCAGCCATTTTTATTGGGTGGGCGCGATTCCCGCGATGGTGTTTCTTGCGATTTTCATGATGCCATTTTATTACGGCTCCAAAGCGCGCTCGGTGCCGGAATATTTGAAACTGCGCTTTGATGAAAAGACGCGCGGACTGAATGCGTTTTCGTTCGCCATCATGACGGTGTTTTCCTCCGGCATTTCGATGTATGCGCTCGCGCGCCTGCTGGAAATTTTGCTCGGTTGGTCGTTCGACGGCAGCATTATCGTCTCCGCGACGGTCGTGCTCGTATATATTTTTCTCGGCGGCCTCACCTCCGCCATCTACAACGAAGTGCTGCAATTTTTTATGATTGTGCTCGGCTTTACGCCGCTGGTTTTTCTCGCGCTCAAGGACATCGGCGGCTGGTCGGCCCTCAAGGCAAAACTTATCCCGGTCGCCACATCGCAGGGTTATGCCGCCGGCACCTGGACGGATTCATGGACTCATATGGGCAGCACCGCGTCGAACCCGATGGGCGTGGAATGGTTCGGCCTCGTGATGGGGCTCGGCTTTGTGTTGTCGTTTGGTTACTGGTGCACGGACTTCCTCGTCGTGCAACGCGCGATGGCCGCCAACTCCATGTCTGCCGCTCGCCGCACGCCTCTCATCGCCGCCATTCCCAAAATGCTTTTTCCCGCGCTGGTGATTTTGCCCGGCATGATCGCCATCGCCTTGCATTATGGCAGTGGAAATAAATTCCTGCCACTAGCCGCCGATGGCACGCCCGATTACAACATGACTATTCCGACGCTGCTCGCGAAATATCTTCCGACGGGAATTTTGGGCATCGGTTTCACGGCATTGATGGCGTCGTTCATGTCCGGCATGGCGGGCAACGTCACCGCTTTTAACACGGTTTGGACTTACGACATTTATCAAAGTTACATCGCGCCCAAAAAATCGGACGTGCATTATCTTTGGATGGGCCGGATGGCGACGGTCTTCGGCATCATCATCAGTATCGGTTGCGCCTACCTCGCGGCCCGATTCAACAACATCATGGACATGTTGCAGTTGGTCTTCGGTTTCGTGAATGCGCCGCTGTTCGCGACCTTTCTCCTGGGCATGTTTTGGAAACGCGCGAATGGCCACGGGGCTTTCTTCGGCCTGCTTGGCGGAACGCTTGCCGCCGCCATTTTCCACGGGTTGGCGCTGCCTGAAGGCGCCGTCGTCGGCATCAAGGGCGGATGGATCACTCCCATGTTTCATTTCCACAACGATCTCGGCCAAACTTTCTATATGGCCCTCACCGCGTGGACGAGCTGCTTCGTGCTGACCATTTTGATTTCGCTGGCGACCAAACGCAATCGCACCGAGGAGGAATTGAAAGGTCTCGTTTACTCGCTGACGCCGAAACTCAAGTCCACTGACGAACCCTGGTATAAGCAACCTGCGACGCTTGGCATTCTTATCCTTATCGCCACGCTGATCCTCAACATCATTTTCTGGTAAACTCCACCACCGCTTATGAAATTTGACCTGCGCTTCCCCATCGGCATTCTCTTCACCATTTACGGGATCATGCTCGTCGGCTACGGCGCGGCGACCAACTCCGATACCGCGATGTACCAAAACTCCTCGCTCGGCATCAACATCAACCTGTGGTGGGGAATCGTGCTGCTCGTGTTCGGCCTCCTGATGCTCGGCGGCGCCTTGCTCGGACGCAAAACACCGCCGTCGGAATAGTTTCTTCAGCGTGTGGCAGACGCCGCCGTGCCAACCAGACTCACAAATTCTGTCGGTAATCCTTCGCTTGAAACCGACGCCACCGCGCGCCCTTTCAAATGCAAACTGATTTGCGCGCGTCCATTATAAAGCTGCACCACGCGCGAACCCGTTGAAGTCCCCAAATCATCAATCAACTGGCCGTCTCCCACGAGCCCGAATCGCACTTCATTGATGGCGTCGAGACACGGCACGTTCGCCTGATCAAAGGCCCGTACTTCAATGGTCGCCACGCCGTTGGTGCGCCCAATCTCTTTCAACGTCAGTTTCGCCGGCTTGCTCCACATCGCCGTCTGATAACCTTGCGTCATTTCGTCCGCCACTTCCACGCCGTCGCGATGCCCCACCGCGCGCAATGTATTCATGCCCGCTTTGAACTTCACCATCCACCGCAGACCCGACGCCGGAAAATCTTCCTGGTTGCGGCGCTTCATTCCCAGGGAAACGCCGTTCACAAAAAGCTCGGCCTCGCGGCAATTTGAAAACACTTTCACTTCCCTGGCTTCGCCCGCCCTGCCCCAGCGCGTTTGCCACGTGTGGCCGAAGATGTGGATCATCGGTTTCTCCGTCCAGTAACTTTGGAAAATGTAATAGCTTTCCTTGGGCGTGCCATCGCGCTCGACGACGCCTTTCTGGTTCACTCGCGGCACCGGATTTTCCGGACGCAACGGCGTGGCGAAATCCTTGAAGATCCATTGAGCCGCGCCGGTGAGGTTCGTCATGCGCTCCTGCTCGCGCAAATGCCAGTCGAACAGATTCGCGATGTAACTCTCCGACCAGTCGCCGTCCTTCGCCGCGCGCGCCGAGCCGCCGCTGCGCTTGTAAGCCGTGCCTGTCTCCGCCGTTCCGCGATTCGTCGCCACGTCCTGCAAAAATTTCTCCGGCTCCTCCGAGAAACGCCGCGCATGGCTGTCGCCGCCCCACTCGGCGTGGAAAAAGTGCGGCACGCTTTTGATCGCGCGATCCAGTGTCGCGCGATACTCCGGGTATCTTCCCGAATACCAGCCCGCCCAAATGCTCGGCGAATAAACATCCGTCACGTCCGTGCAAAAATTGCAGTAACGAATCGTCGTCTTGCGCGAAGGATCGAGTTGATGCGCGAGCCCATTCAGTTCGATCATGAAATCGCGAACCGCATTTGTGTTGAACACTTCAAAATCTCCCGGCCAGCCATTCTCGTTGCCCAGCCCCCACAAAATCACCGCCGGATGATTATAATGCTGGTCAATCATCGCGCCCAGCATGTCGCGGCATTGCTGCTTATAACGATCTCCACCGAGGCCACCGCGGCACCACGGAATTTCTTCCCAAACTAGAATGCCCAGTTCATCACACTGTTCGAGCACGAGCTGCGATTGCTGATAATGACTGAGGCGGATAAAGTTCGCGCCCATGTCTTTGATCTGGCGAAAGGTCTGGCGCACGACATCGTCTGGGACCGCTCCACCCACGCCCGCGTGGTCTTCGTGATAATGCGTGCCGCGCAAAAGCAATCGCTGGCCGTTCAACTTGAACGGACCGTGATCGACCCACTCGTACGAACGCACACCAAAATGCTCCGTCACTTGCTGCGAGCCCCCGGCGTATTTCAACGTCGCGGTGCAGGTATAAAGCGCCGGTGATTTCGGCGACCAAAGTTGGGGCGCGGCGATTTCAAAGTTCGCCACGTCCTTCATCCCATCCCACGGCGCATCTTTTATCGCGAACATCTGGATCAATTTTCCCGCCGGATCGGTCACGCGAATAGTGACTTCGACCGGCTCCCGCGAACCCGTCGGATTATAAAAACGCGAAAGAACTTTTACCGATGCGTTGCCGTTCGCATTCAAAGTGGACTCGATATGCACGCGCTCCACCGAGATCGCCGGCGCATAAACCAAACTTACGTGGCGATACAGCCCGCCGTATTTGGTGAAATCGCTCAGGTCGGACGGGATGGATTCCGCGTCGCGCCCGTTATCGCACATCACCGAAATCGGCACCGTGCCTTTGTTGAAAGCATTGGTCAACGCCTGCGCCGCCAGGTCCGTGATGTCCACGTCCCATTGATCGTATCCGCCCACGTGTTCGCCCGCCTTCTGCAACCACACGAACACCTGTGCCTTTTGACCCGCGCCGTCAAAATGCAAAATCGTGCGCCCATGCGGAAACGGATTCGCCAGTTTCAACCGCGTGCGATACCATCCCTGCCCCTGATAATAATGCTCGTCGGGGTCCACCGCATCGAACGCATTGAAACAATGCGGCAAGATCACGCGCAACCACGCTACATTGTCGCTCGCCTTGTCGCCGCGCCAGATTTCCCACACGCTTCCGAGCGTGCCCTGATGATATTCCCAACCGGAATCAAGCCGCGTGGTGTTCGTATCCGCCGATGCCGTGCTGGCAAAAGCGAAGGTCAACATCAACGCCATCACGGCGTAATAACTATTAATAATACGCGTAAGAGCATCTGCAAAAGTTCGCATGTGTGAATAAGTGTTATCGTTTCGACTCAGGCCAAGGTTCAGCCTATGAACCTAGATTTTTCGGATAAAAGCAACACCCCTCTTTAGAGGGGTGCGCCAATCACGCAGTTATTTTGCCGTTGTCAATTCAACCACGCAAGCCTCGACCGCTTTCGAGCACGATGGAACGATGCCCTCGCGTATGAGCTGATCGCCCGTCAAAGTCTGCCCTTCCTGCGGCATGGCCGCGCGGCCCGGCGCGGGATTCAATTCCTTGACCAGATAATGCCTCGTAGGATCAAGTCCCTGCGGACGCACCGGCAGCGCTTCTCCGTCCTTTAACTGAAATACGAATACCGACGCGTGCGCCGCGCCAGGCGACACAAAATTCAATGCCCCGCGCACCGAGTCTTGCGGCGCTTCAAGCCGGTACAAATCGCCAAGTTGCGTATCGCGAATGCGTTTGTAGGCGCTGATGGCCCCCGCGCAAATCGCCTTGTCGGACGCTGATAATTTATTCAGATCCAGGTCCATCCCGAACCGCGCGCTCATCGCCACTGAGCACGCGAAGTGCATCGGCCGGTTTCCCCAATGCGTCACGTGACTCGCAATCGCCATCGGCGGAAAAAAGTACGAATAATTCCACTGCATGCCCACCCGCACAGTCGGGTCGGTATTATCGCTCGGCCAAAATTCATGAAAATAACGCAGCGCGCCGTAATCCACGCGCCCGCCGCCGCCCGAGCAAAGCATCAACTCCGTGTTCGGAAAAGTCGCCGCCGTTTTTTGCATCATCGCGTACAGCGCGTGCACATAATCAATCCACAAATGCGTCTGGCGATCCGGCGCGAGCCACGACGAACCCGGTTGCGTGAGGTAGCGATTGCAATCCCACTTCGCATAACTGATGTCCGGCACCGCAAGAATATTCGAGATGACATTCCACTCAAAGTCCTGCACCGCGGGCCGCGTGAGATCGAGCACCAGCTGGTTGCGCTGCAATTCGATCTCGCGCTTCGGCTGCACAATCGCCCAGTCGGGATGAGCCTCGTACAATTCACTTTTCGGATTCACCATTTCCGGCTCGATCCAAATTCCGAATCGCAAACCATCCTTCACCGCTTCGCTCGCGAGCGGCGCGAGCCCATCCGGCAACCGCTGGCGATTCGGCTGCCAATCGCCCAAACCCGCCGCATCATTTACGCGCGGATACTTGTTCCCAAACCAGCCGTCGTCCAAAAGAAAAAGTTCCACGCCCAACTCCTTCGCCGGCTTGAACAGTCCCGCGATACGTTGGAAATTAAAATCAAATCCCGTCGCCTCCCAGTTGTTCAACAGCACCGAACGCGTCTCGTGTCCGCCGCGCATGCCGAAGTCCCGCGCCCAGCGATGCAGCTTGCGGCTCATCCCACCGAGGCCATTGTCATTCCACGTCCAAATCATGACCGGCGTGGTAAATGTCTCGCCGGACGC
This portion of the Verrucomicrobiia bacterium genome encodes:
- a CDS encoding alpha-galactosidase translates to MKFPFAHRLFVAAFCLVAPSLFAETVSLSSLDVKQVASGWGEARADQSISGKPLMIAGKHFAHGIGTHAPSIFRVNLGGKAKLFTAQAGVDDDTGGQGSVEFFIIGDGKTLWKSGVLKGGMAPAIVEVDVTGVKTLTLRVGDGGDGNSYDHADWADAQIVMAENSAAPVALAAREKFTVGTEHFKLNFEVGDDGRLYQQPLGDDAGKGRDHRDDEFYPQAGDGYIWEPALQVVHADGNTSTALLYQGMTQTNDEMGKVTRIEMRDPAYPLNVTLCLRVHPNEDVIEEWNEIQNKEAGIIKLERMASSALLFATNNLYLRHFYGDWAKEMNPVTEAITPGLKILDSKTGVRADQFGNPSFILSLDGPPREDSGRVVAGSLAWSGSFQCAFDHTGQRVRVLCGVNPFDSTYHLASGETFTTPVMIWTWNDNGLGGMSRKLHRWARDFGMRGGHETRSVLLNNWEATGFDFNFQRIAGLFKPAKELGVELFLLDDGWFGNKYPRVNDAAGLGDWQPNRQRLPDGLAPLASEAVKDGLRFGIWIEPEMVNPKSELYEAHPDWAIVQPKREIELQRNQLVLDLTRPAVQDFEWNVISNILAVPDISYAKWDCNRYLTQPGSSWLAPDRQTHLWIDYVHALYAMMQKTAATFPNTELMLCSGGGGRVDYGALRYFHEFWPSDNTDPTVRVGMQWNYSYFFPPMAIASHVTHWGNRPMHFACSVAMSARFGMDLDLNKLSASDKAICAGAISAYKRIRDTQLGDLYRLEAPQDSVRGALNFVSPGAAHASVFVFQLKDGEALPVRPQGLDPTRHYLVKELNPAPGRAAMPQEGQTLTGDQLIREGIVPSCSKAVEACVVELTTAK
- a CDS encoding glycoside hydrolase family 2 TIM barrel-domain containing protein, whose translation is MRTFADALTRIINSYYAVMALMLTFAFASTASADTNTTRLDSGWEYHQGTLGSVWEIWRGDKASDNVAWLRVILPHCFNAFDAVDPDEHYYQGQGWYRTRLKLANPFPHGRTILHFDGAGQKAQVFVWLQKAGEHVGGYDQWDVDITDLAAQALTNAFNKGTVPISVMCDNGRDAESIPSDLSDFTKYGGLYRHVSLVYAPAISVERVHIESTLNANGNASVKVLSRFYNPTGSREPVEVTIRVTDPAGKLIQMFAIKDAPWDGMKDVANFEIAAPQLWSPKSPALYTCTATLKYAGGSQQVTEHFGVRSYEWVDHGPFKLNGQRLLLRGTHYHEDHAGVGGAVPDDVVRQTFRQIKDMGANFIRLSHYQQSQLVLEQCDELGILVWEEIPWCRGGLGGDRYKQQCRDMLGAMIDQHYNHPAVILWGLGNENGWPGDFEVFNTNAVRDFMIELNGLAHQLDPSRKTTIRYCNFCTDVTDVYSPSIWAGWYSGRYPEYRATLDRAIKSVPHFFHAEWGGDSHARRFSEEPEKFLQDVATNRGTAETGTAYKRSGGSARAAKDGDWSESYIANLFDWHLREQERMTNLTGAAQWIFKDFATPLRPENPVPRVNQKGVVERDGTPKESYYIFQSYWTEKPMIHIFGHTWQTRWGRAGEAREVKVFSNCREAELFVNGVSLGMKRRNQEDFPASGLRWMVKFKAGMNTLRAVGHRDGVEVADEMTQGYQTAMWSKPAKLTLKEIGRTNGVATIEVRAFDQANVPCLDAINEVRFGLVGDGQLIDDLGTSTGSRVVQLYNGRAQISLHLKGRAVASVSSEGLPTEFVSLVGTAASATR